Proteins from a genomic interval of Candidatus Rubidus massiliensis:
- the ada gene encoding Regulatory protein of adaptative response, with protein sequence MLKETVNFTVINSFLGLVLVAKTNIGICALMISDTKESLLQELRSSFKRLELVENKELDPLAYQVMRNIELKIPCEFPLDMRGTDFQLKVWNLLKQIPLGKTVSYEDLSIQLQMSKGARAIAKACGSNKISLLIPCHRVIRKNGNISGYRWGVSRKEQLLNLEKITL encoded by the coding sequence ATGTTAAAGGAAACAGTAAATTTTACTGTGATAAATTCCTTTTTAGGGCTTGTACTAGTTGCTAAAACAAATATTGGAATATGCGCTTTAATGATAAGTGACACAAAAGAGTCTCTATTGCAAGAGTTGCGATCTTCTTTTAAAAGATTGGAATTGGTAGAAAATAAAGAATTAGATCCTTTGGCATACCAGGTGATGAGAAATATAGAACTTAAAATTCCTTGTGAATTTCCCTTAGATATGAGAGGTACAGACTTTCAATTGAAAGTATGGAATTTATTAAAACAAATTCCATTGGGTAAAACGGTAAGCTATGAGGATTTAAGCATCCAATTACAAATGTCAAAAGGTGCAAGAGCCATTGCGAAGGCTTGTGGGAGTAATAAAATTTCGCTTCTTATACCGTGTCATAGAGTCATTCGAAAAAATGGAAATATTTCGGGTTACAGGTGGGGGGTATCAAGAAAAGAGCAATTGCTCAATCTGGAAAAAATAACCCTTTAA
- a CDS encoding chromosome segregation protein SMC, whose protein sequence is MSEKQNKNDLSKQVKAASKIGTYSLSLISCLFMCVMGYEIIKEQPIQGNQIQSSSQPISLTENPYPQDEHHQNQIKYLTIQSKLQNEKIKALREELSDTSKRLHEVRVSALPGKAVAQKIGDLKKLIDLKENENKELANLSNEWERKYRETSNYIAQLEASLDQLKNSQQDLENRLIASLEKEKELKNTLEDKEINLQKNHDLLADLKEQKHRTLKKAKQDLLNIWQLSELENFLAITNSEQYKETSEALKNHLSKNKELEEQIFDMQSQFDIIKNDYQNKLDEIHRLKVQNKMASKQKVNEINELTASVDNYKKDIEELKEQLNIALSTKTELEEKNQKSITDTLTLEHELQNLKEQLEEYTAKYNISSEQESRLKEQVAKLQENVDILQKELENSQVLLAKVYEEKDSFKNQVTVLENTIAMHSQTSQDKEASLIEKEKNLNDLKNLLNETNEELNQLKNDYATLQNEHLDKKNALENFQHEWTDIAIREENLIKEKNTLFFDLDEKRLDLAKLTQDLEDKQYLINQEHEEVLKKQLAIENLNAEIQKQKNDWNEKLLTAEKKLKEQEELILSLQYDLTHKETIIKHNDDNAEKFHQTYEYVRNELVRKLENLQEELEKERSQKQEMQTELLRLESKLAYEHNLRMQLTEELDNQVLSINQKDIEQSKILNELVAELEAQKETLNDLEKINYSLNEQVFDHNKDIADRN, encoded by the coding sequence ATGAGCGAAAAACAAAATAAAAACGACTTAAGCAAACAAGTTAAAGCAGCTTCTAAAATTGGCACCTATTCTCTGAGTCTTATTTCCTGCTTATTTATGTGCGTAATGGGTTACGAAATTATAAAAGAGCAGCCCATCCAAGGCAACCAGATTCAGTCCAGTTCACAACCAATATCTTTAACTGAAAATCCCTATCCCCAAGATGAACACCATCAAAACCAAATAAAATATTTGACCATACAGTCAAAATTACAAAATGAAAAAATTAAAGCTTTACGGGAAGAACTCAGTGACACATCCAAAAGATTACATGAAGTTCGCGTAAGTGCATTACCTGGAAAAGCCGTAGCTCAAAAGATTGGAGATCTAAAAAAACTGATCGATCTTAAAGAAAATGAAAACAAAGAGCTTGCCAACTTGTCCAATGAATGGGAAAGAAAATATAGAGAAACATCAAACTATATTGCTCAACTAGAAGCATCTCTAGATCAGCTAAAAAATTCTCAGCAAGACTTAGAAAATCGCCTAATAGCATCTTTAGAGAAAGAAAAAGAATTAAAAAACACCCTTGAAGATAAAGAAATTAATCTACAAAAAAATCATGACTTGTTAGCTGATTTAAAAGAACAAAAGCATCGCACTTTAAAAAAAGCAAAACAAGATCTTCTCAATATATGGCAACTATCTGAATTAGAAAATTTTTTAGCTATCACAAATTCTGAACAATATAAAGAAACCTCAGAGGCTCTAAAAAACCATTTGTCAAAAAATAAAGAATTGGAAGAGCAAATTTTTGACATGCAAAGTCAATTTGATATCATAAAAAATGATTATCAAAACAAGCTTGACGAAATACACCGTCTGAAAGTTCAAAACAAAATGGCGTCTAAACAAAAAGTTAACGAAATTAATGAATTAACAGCTTCAGTAGATAACTATAAAAAAGACATAGAGGAATTAAAAGAGCAATTAAATATAGCCTTAAGTACAAAAACTGAACTTGAAGAAAAAAATCAAAAAAGTATAACGGATACACTCACTTTAGAACATGAATTACAAAATTTAAAAGAGCAGTTAGAGGAATATACAGCTAAGTACAATATATCTTCTGAACAAGAGAGCCGTTTAAAAGAGCAAGTGGCAAAACTACAAGAAAATGTTGACATCTTACAAAAAGAGCTTGAAAATTCTCAAGTTTTACTAGCAAAAGTTTATGAAGAAAAGGACTCTTTTAAAAATCAAGTGACCGTTTTAGAAAATACTATTGCCATGCATTCTCAAACATCACAAGATAAAGAAGCATCTCTTATCGAAAAAGAAAAAAACTTAAATGATTTAAAAAATCTTTTAAACGAAACAAATGAAGAATTGAATCAGTTAAAAAATGATTATGCAACATTGCAAAACGAACATTTAGACAAAAAAAATGCTCTAGAAAACTTTCAACATGAATGGACTGATATTGCCATAAGAGAAGAAAATTTAATCAAAGAAAAGAACACTTTATTTTTTGATTTAGACGAAAAAAGGTTAGATTTAGCTAAACTCACTCAAGATTTAGAAGATAAACAGTATCTCATAAATCAAGAACATGAAGAAGTCTTAAAAAAACAATTAGCTATAGAAAATTTAAATGCCGAAATACAAAAGCAAAAAAACGACTGGAACGAAAAGCTACTAACTGCAGAAAAAAAATTAAAAGAGCAAGAAGAGTTAATTTTAAGCTTACAATATGATTTAACTCATAAAGAAACCATTATAAAGCATAATGATGATAATGCTGAAAAATTTCATCAAACCTACGAATATGTTCGTAATGAACTAGTAAGAAAATTAGAAAATCTACAAGAAGAGTTAGAAAAAGAACGTAGCCAAAAACAAGAAATGCAAACTGAATTATTGCGACTAGAGAGCAAATTAGCCTATGAACATAATCTGCGTATGCAACTAACCGAAGAATTAGACAACCAAGTCTTATCTATTAATCAAAAGGATATTGAGCAATCAAAAATACTAAATGAACTCGTTGCAGAATTAGAAGCTCAAAAAGAAACTCTTAATGACCTTGAAAAGATTAATTATTCTTTAAACGAACAAGTTTTTGATCATAATAAAGACATTGCGGATAGAAATTAG